In Acipenser ruthenus chromosome 15, fAciRut3.2 maternal haplotype, whole genome shotgun sequence, a genomic segment contains:
- the LOC131697637 gene encoding prolactin-releasing peptide receptor-like, giving the protein MDSTVLVNESWPNATLPSSSSTSPFTGLDLLFHLKPLFIPLYALLVLVACVGNLLLILLIALTKKLHSTTNFLIGNLAAADLIMCLFCAPLTATYAFEPRGWLFGSFTCHFVALMQAATVLVAVLSLTAIAVDRYVVVAYPIRRRAGRRHCFYLVGAIWLASLALSTPTSLHTTHLDLRAAGHDMAICEEFWQDQERERLIYSCSLLLLSYLVPLSAISVSYCAITRHLRKRSVPGAAPSSNRERWARKKHKTFRLLLVSVLSFALCWLPLQVVNLIMDLDADFAILDKSYVNVVQVSCHLVAMSSACYNPFIYASLHQKFRFHLGRYFSRGHQGSTQSQGARGSSTLTHTLTSHRIPQIHTCFIMADIPTDITDKQVLEGRFSFR; this is encoded by the coding sequence ATGGACTCGACTGTGTTAGTGAACGAGTCCTGGCCCAATGCCACgctcccttcctcctcctccactaGCCCCTTCACTGGCCTTGACCTCCTGTTCCACCTCAAGCCCCTCTTCATCCCCCTGTATGCCCTGCTGGTGCTGGTGGCCTGTGTTGGGAACCTGCTTCTCATCCTGCTCATCGCGCTCACCAAGAAGCTGCACAGCACCACCAACTTCCTCATCGGGAACCTGGCGGCGGCCGACCTGATCATGTGTCTGTTCTGCGCGCCGCTCACCGCGACCTACGCCTTTGAACCACGTGGCTGGCTCTTCGGCAGCTTCACGTGCCACTTCGTCGCGCTCATGCAGGCTGCCACGGTGCTGGTGGCAGTCCTCTCGCTCACGGCCATCGCGGTCGACCGCTACGTGGTCGTGGCGTACCCCATCCGCAGGAGGGCTGGCCGCCGCCACTGCTTCTACCTGGTGGGGGCCATCTGGCTGGCTTCCCTGGCTCTCTCGACCCCCACCTCCCTCCACACCACCCACCTGGACCTGAGAGCAGCTGGGCACGACATGGCCATCTGTGAGGAGTTCTGGCAGGACCAGGAGAGGGAGCGGCTCATCTACTCCTGCTCCCTGCTGCTGCTCTCCTACCTTGTCCCCCTCTCAGCCATCTCCGTCTCTTACTGCGCCATCACTCGCCACCTCCGGAAGAGGAGCGTCCCCGGAGCGGCCCCTTCCTCGAACCGGGAGCGCTGGGCCCGCAAGAAGCACAAGACCTTCCGGCTCCTGCTGGTCTCCGTGCTCTCCTTCGCCCTCTGCTGGCTGCCCCTGCAGGTGGTCAACCTAATCATGGACCTGGACGCGGACTTCGCCATCCTGGATAAGAGCTACGTCAATGTGGTGCAGGTCTCCTGCCACCTGGTGGCCATGAGCTCCGCCTGCTACAACCCCTTCATCTACGCCTCGCTCCACCAGAAGTTCCGCTTCCACCTGGGCAGGTACTTCTCTCGGGGGCACCAGGGCAGCACGCAGAGCCAGGGGGCCAGGGGCAGCAGTACGCTCACCCACACCCTGACCTCCCATCGAATTCCCCAGATACACACCTGCTTCATCATGGCGGACATCCCCACCGACATCACAGACAAGCAGGTGCTGGAGGGGCGCTTCTCCTTCCGCTAG